One stretch of Archocentrus centrarchus isolate MPI-CPG fArcCen1 chromosome 5, fArcCen1, whole genome shotgun sequence DNA includes these proteins:
- the LOC115780307 gene encoding vimentin — translation MRAASYSQKSLQVSSASRARVESPSPSRCRGFSYDSRGRSGYRAAPIEVGTEIHQHHANEKEEMQELNVKFAGYIQKVQALEQRNASLQAELAALQSRYKGGPTGIGEEYELKFKEVRELIETLTNEKGAADIERGYIEEEVEVWRLKLEEELALKVEAEMILKEFRQDVDNATLQKAELEKRIEQLVAEIEFLKNLHDEEVADLMKQIEDSKITAEMDGDRPDLAAYLRNMRTEIEAVAARNVQEAEKWYKTKFDTLKEHAGKHEEQMKTMKDEITTFHNQVTDLQNQIDGLRARNAALEQQLEDMEMSHMDKAGNLESIIAQLESQLCDTKLEMTKYLQDYQELLHIKLKLDAEIATYRKLLEGEEQRLGIAKDA, via the coding sequence ATGAGGGCTGCGTCTTATAGCCAGAAGAGTTTGCAAGTTAGCAGTGCCAGCAGAGCAAGAGTTGAAAGTCCATCACCTTCCCGGTGCCGTGGATTTTCTTATGATAGCCGTGGACGCTCGGGTTATCGTGCAGCTCCCATCGAGGTGGGCACAGAGATACATCAGCACCATGCTAATGAGAAAGAGGAAATGCAAGAACTCAATGTCAAGTTTGCAGGATACATTCAGAAGGTTCAGGCGCTGGAGCAGAGAAATGCTTCTCTTCAAGCTGAACTAGCTGCCCTGCAGAGCCGCTACAAGGGAGGCCCAACAGGCATTGGGGAAGAATATGAGCTCAAGTTTAAAGAGGTGCGAGAGCTGATTGAGACCCTGACTAATGAGAAAGGGGCAGCTGATATTGAACGTGGCTACATTGAAGAAGAGGTAGAAGTTTGGAGACTAAAactggaggaggagctggcaCTTAAAGTGGAAGCAGAAATGATTCTGAAGGAGTTTCGCCAAGATGTTGACAACGCCACACTGCAGAAGGCTGAGCTGGAAAAGCGCATAGAACAACTGGTTGCCGAAATAGAGTTTCTCAAGAACCTGCATGATGAAGAGGTGGCTGACCTCATGAAGCAGATTGAGGACTCAAAAATTACTGCTGAGATGGATGGTGATCGTCCTGATCTGGCTGCTTATTTGCGTAACATGCGTACAGAGATAGAAGCTGTTGCTGCCCGCAACGTCCAGGAAGCTGAGAAGTGGTACAAAACCAAGTTTGACACTCTCAAGGAGCATGCTGgcaaacatgaagaacagatgaAAACCATGAAAGATGAGATCACCACCTTCCACAACCAGGTGACAGACCTTCAGAACCAGATTGATGGTCTGAGGGCTCGCAATGCCGCCctggagcagcagctggaggacATGGAGATGTCCCACATGGATAAGGCGGGGAACCTAGAGAGCATCATTGCTCAGTTGGAGTCTCAGCTCTGCGATACCAAACTGGAGATGACCAAATATCTCCAAGACTACCAGGAACTGCTGCACATTAAGCTCAAGCTGGATGCAGAGATCGCAACCTACAGGAAGCTGCTGGAAGGGGAAGAACAGAGGCTGGGTATAGCCAAAGATGCCTAA